The sequence ACCCAATCCCTTCTCCGGTTCGATTCGAAGACAACGTCATCGTGATGACCGGCTATCGAGGCTATGCGATCTATTCCATTCCGCTGATTGCGAAAGGTGACGTCACCGACAGCGACGTGATCACTTGGGTCGAGGAAGACGCGGCGCCCTATGTGCCATCGCCGGTTCTTTACAAAGGTCAACTGTATTTCGTGAAGTCCAACAATGGCGTCTTGGTTTCGCGGCAAGCGAAGTCAGGAGAATTGGTGATCGATCAAACTCGTTTGCCGGATATCTCTTCGGTCTACGCTTCGCCCGTTGCAGCGGCCGATCATGTCTACTTCACCGGTCGTGATGGAACCACATTGGTTCTGCGTCACGGCGATGAACTGGAAGCGATTGCGACCAACAAACTGGACGATGAAATCGATGCTTCCGCCGCCATTGTCGGTGACCAGATCTTCCTACGCAGCAAGTCGCACTTGTACTGCATTGGCAACAAGTGAATTTCTTACGACTGTCTTTCTATTGCCCCACCAAACGGTTGAACTGAATATGTGTGATCAGGATCATTTCGAAGAAGATCTGAAGAAGTACTCGCGGCGTGACATTGGCACCTTGGCCGCAGCGGGAATCGGCGCCGCGATGATGCTCCCGCGAGTTGCCAACGCCGCGGAAGTCAGTGAACAAGACGTGGTCATCGAAACACCCGATGGCAAATGCGACGCGTACTTTGTCACGCCTTCCTCCGGAACGCATGCGGCTGTCCTGATTTGGCCGGATATCTTTGGTTTGCGTCCCGCGTTTCGGCAGATGGGGAAACGTTTGGCCGAATCGGGATACAGCGTGTTGGTGGTCAATCCGTTCTATCGTCAACAAAAAGCTCCCACCGCCGCTGATGGTGCCAACACATCCATTTCCGACGTGCGACCGTTGGCTCGTTCGCTGACTCCTGAGACTCACACCACCGATGCGAAAGCGTTTGTGGCTTGGTTGGACCAGCAATCTCAGGTCGATACGGACAAGCAAATTGGCACGACGGGTTACTGCATGGGCGGACCGATCGTCTTCCGGACTGCGGCGGCCGTTCCGAATCGAATCGGAGCAGCAGCGACGTTTCATGGCGGAGGATTGGTATCGGATGGGGATGACAGCCCGCATCGATTGATTCCGAAGATGGAAGCAGATCTCCTGATCGCGATCGCAGAGAACGATGATCAGCGAGACCCGGATGCCAAGACGGTTTTGAAGGAGTCCTTCGACGAAGCCAAATTGGATGCCGAAATCGAGGTGTATCCCGCCGGGCACGGTTGGTGCCCGCCCGACACGCGTGTCCACAATCCGGAGCAAGCAGAGAAGGCTTGGGGCCGTATGCTCTCGCTGTTCGAAAAAGCTTTGGCTTGATTTTGTTGTCCAACACCCGTGGATTCGCGAGCGTCTGGTTTACGCCAGGATGACGTCTGAATATCGTTGACGGTCGACGTGTGGTTTTCGGTGCTGGTTTCTTTCGCTTGCGACCAACACTTGAATGCACGTCGGTCCTTCGCCAATCCACGAGAGTGTTCATGAGTGAGTTGCAAACCATTCGACTGTTTCCGACTTTGGAAACGTTTGTTCAGAATCGTCGGGGCGAGGCGGACCAGATTTCCGAGGATCGCAAAGACGAACTGAAGCAATTGGCGGGGTACGTTCGCGACGAATTGCAGAAGTCGGATCCGGTTCAGTTGACCTTCATTTGCACTCACAACTCACGTCGCAGTCACCTCGCACAAATTTGGGCCAAGGTGGCGGCTGATTTGTTTGGATTGGATCGCGTTCGGACTTTTTCAGGTGGGACCGAGAAGACGGCGATGAATCGCCGCATCGTTTCGGCGTTGACCCGAACCGGACTTCAGGTTGACGTGAAGACGGCAGACGAGACCAATCCAACTTACGCGGTCCGCTATGCCGAGCGATCTGAGCCGCTGGTTTGCTTTTCAAAAATCTACAGCGACTCACCCAATCCGACCGCGAAGTTTGCGGCTGTGATGACCTGCTCCAGTGCAGACGAAGCTTGCCCGTTCGTGCCGGGGTGTGACCTGCGGTTGCCAATCCGATACGAGGACCCAAAGGTGTCCGATGACACACCACGGGAAGCGGAAGTCTACGACCAGCGCTGCCAACAGGTCGCCAGAGAAATGCTCTACGCAATGTCGTTGGTCTGAGTCTCAACCGCGTTCATTCTTCATGATCGCTGCGGAAGTCCGAATGCTTGCGGTGCTTACCGCCTCATCCGGGACCCTCTGTCCATTAAACGTGCCTCCTTCGCACCGACTTCGGTCGGCGTTGTGATCGGTGGACGGATAGCGTTGGTATCTGAAATCATTGCTGCAACGGGAGTTGCGTGCGTTTAGGGCGCATGCTTTGCGGAGCGATGGTGTAGCCGGTCATCTACAGTTCGACGCTTTGAAGAGCGGCGACCAACTCAGGTGAACCGCGACTACAGAATGAAATCAACCGCAAACGGCTCCCATACGATGAACAATCCCGAATCCCAATCTTCTCAATCCACTTTGTTTCAGCCGCTCAAGGTTGGCGGTCTTACGTTGCCCAACCGAGTCGTGATGGCTCCCTTGACGAGGGCACGCGCCGGGGTGGAACGCCTGGCCAATGAGATGATGGCTGAGTACTACACTCAAAGAGCCTCAGCTGGTTTGATCATCAGCGAAGCGACCGTGGTGTCCGGACAAGGCATCGGGTGGCCTCAATCACCGGGGATCTACAACGACGAGATGGCAGAACGATGGAAGATCGTGGTGGATTCGGTTCACGAAGCCGGCGGACGAATCTTCTTGCAGTTGTGGCACACCGGTCGGGCTTCGCACAGTGACTTTCATGATGGCGATTTGCCGGTCGCTCCCTCGGCGATTGCGATTGAAGGCGATGGAGTGCACACACCCTCCGGAAAGAAACCGTACGAAGTCCCGCGTGCTCTCGAAACCAATGAACTGCCCGCGATCGTAGAGGACTATCGCAAGGCGGCCGAACGCGCGAAGTCGGCTGGCTTCGATGGTGTGGAAGTTCATTCGGCAAACGGCTATCTGTTGGACGAATTCTTGCAGTCCAAATCCAACCATCGAGAAGATCAGTACGGCGGCAGCATTGAGAATCGCTACCGTTTATTAGGTGAGGTTGTTGATGCAGTCACAAGCGTTTGGTCCAACGATCGTGTTGGCTTGCGACTGGCGCCCAACGGTTCGTTCAACGACATGGGATCACCTGAATACGTCGAGCAGTTCACCTATGTCGCACGTCAACTTGATGCATATGGCCTCGCGTACTTGCACGTCATGGATGGAACCGGGTTTGGTTTCCATGAACTCGGACCCGCGATGACGCTCGCGGATTTCCGAAAGGTGTTTAGCGGTCCGTTGATGGGCAACGTTGGCTATTCGCGAGAGTCGGCGGAAGAAGCTTTGGTCGATGGTTCGGCTGACTTGATTGCGTTCGGCAGGCCTTACATCAGCAATCCCGACCTGGTGCAGCGTTTCAAAAACGGATGGCCCTTGGCGGACACCGCGGACATGTCCGTTTGGTATTCGCACGATGCCGAAGGCTACACCGACTTCCCAACCTATCAAGCTGAATCCAAACAGCCTGAGTCTTGCACCGCTGAATAGAGGTTGCACAAGGCTTCGTCGAGCAGCGCCGCTTCTTCAATTAAGCGGGCGAGAGTTCCTCGTTCGAGCAACGCTGCCTCGTTCAGCAATTCAATCCAAATCTAAATGAGCTTCTCATGAAAACCGTCCATGCCTACGCCGTCAAAGAATCCAAAGGAACTTTTGAAGAGTTCGAGTATGAACTCGATGACATCGGTTCCGACGAGGTCGACATCGATGTCGAATCATGCGGCATTTGTCATAGTGACATCAGCATGGTCGACAACGACTGGGAGATGAGCGAGTATCCGCTGGTCCCCGGACATGAGGTGATCGGCAAGGTTTCCTCCATCGGCGATCACGTGTCTCACTTGTCCGTTGGCGATCGTGTCGGGTTGGGATGGCACGCCGGCTATTGCATGGCGTGTGATCAATGCATGAGCGGCGATCACAACCTCTGCAACGATGCTCAAGCAACGATCGGTGGACGCCACGGCGGATTCGCTGACACCGTGCGAGCCCAATCGGCCAGTGTGGTGAAGATTCCTGATCCGTTGAACGCGAAAGAAGCGGGACCTCTGCTATGCGGTGGCGTCACGGTTTTCAATCCGTTCATGCAACTTGGTCTCTCTCCCACGTCATCGGTCGGTGTGATCGGAATCGGTGGACTCGGTCACCTCGCTCTCAAATTCGCGAACGCTTGGGGATGCGAAGTCACCGCGTTCACTTCCGAATCAAAGCAGGAAGAAGCGTTGGAGATGGGCGCTCACCACACGATCAATTCTCGTGATGTGGACGCTATCAAGAACACCGATCTGCGTTTCGATTTGGTGATTTCCACCATCAACGTTCCGCTGGACTGGAACGCCGTGTTGGGGACGCTTAAAACGCATGGGCGTTTGCACATGGTCGGTGCGTTGACCGAGCCGATGGAGATTGGTTTGTTGCCACATATGCTGTTCAACCAGCTGTCACTCGGGGCGTCACCAGTGGGGCCGCCGGCTGTCATTCGAACAATGCTTGACTTCGCAGCTCGCCACCAGATTGCTCCCGTGACCGAGCACTATCCGATGAGCAAAGTCAACGACGCATTCGATCGCCTTCGCAGTGGCGACGCACGTTACCGAATCATCTTGGATCGCGATTGAGTGAGGTGGCGTTCGTTGCCGTCACTCTGTTTACGCGATGAACGTCTTTTGGATGTCCTCGAGGATCAGATAGAGGCACGGCACCAGTACCAAAATGATCGCGGTCGCGAACAGGATTCCAAATCCGAGTGAGATCGCCATCGGGATGATGTACTGAGCTTGCAGCGAGTCCTCAAAAATCAGCGGCATCAATCCGCCGAACGTTGTCAGCGTTGTCAGCAAGATCGGTCGAAAGCGTCGCAGGCCGGCTTGTGAAATGGCGTCAAACGCAGATTGTTTTTCTCGATGACGGTTGGCGTAGTCGATCATGATCAACGAGTCATTGATCACGACACCCGACAGGGCGATTACTCCCATCAAGCTGACCAACGACAAATCGTAGCCGAGCATGATGTGACCGATGATGGCACCGACCACGCCGAACGGGATCGCCACCAGAACGATCAGCGGTTGCACATAGTCCCGGAACGCGATCGCGAGCAGTGAATAAATCACGGCAAGAGCCAGGCCAAAGGATCCCCAAAGGGACTGGGTTGCCTGCCGCATCTCAGCGTCGCTGCCCTCAAAGCTCCAGGTGATTCCTGGGAAGTCTTCGCGAAGTTTGGGGAGTTCCGAGTTTTTCAGTGCCTCAATGACCTGTGTCGCGGCACGTTTGGGTTCAACATCCATTGAGACATTGATCGCACGCCGACCGTCACGACGATTGATGGATCGAAAGGCGAGTGTCTCTTCCACATCGGCGACATCCAACAGTGGCACCTCGGCACCGCTGGGTGTTCGAATGATCAAGTCCTCAAGGTTGTGAATGTCCTCCCGTTGTTCCTCCGGGAGTTTGACACGGACCTCGGTTTCGTTCGTTCCGCGAATCAAACGCAATGCCAACGAGCCGAAGAAAGCACCTCGCAGTTGTTCGCCAAGTTCCTCATCAGTCAGACCAAGCGATCGGCCCTCGGGACGAAGACGGAAGTCGTATTGCGTCTTGCCTTTGTTGTAATTGTCGTTGACATCGCGAGCATTGGAATACAGCTGAACACGCTCAACGAATGAGGTGGCTGCTTGTTCCAACACCGTGATGTCGCTGTGGCTGAGATCAATGCTGATGTCGCGACGATGGCCACCCGGGCCTCGTTCGGCTTCGAACGTGACTTGATTGACACCCGGCAAATCACCGATGTGTTCTCGCCACAAATCGATGACTTCGTTGGCGGTCATATCTCGCTGGTCCGGCGGTTTCATCACGATCTCCACGTCGATGAAACTTTGCCCGCGAACGTTTGTCTTGATGCCCTCGGCGACCTCGTACAGGTTGTGTTCTTCGAACATCTTGATGCTGGCCTGCGTCACCGTGTCAGCAATTTTCGCCGCTTGATCCTGGGTCGTGCCGACGGGCATTCGAACCCCGGCTTCAATCTCATCGGCCGACACTTCGGGCATCAGAATCAGCCCCATGTGAGCACTCGTCGCGTAGCCGCCGATCACAACGAACAAGGCGAACGCCAAGGAAGCCGTGATATATCGATGACGAAGACTGACGATCAGGACGGGGCGATAGAAGAACTCAACCACTCGGTTGAAACTTTGGCTGAATCGTTGTTGACCACGATGCAGTCGAGCCCCAATGCTCTTGGGATTGCGACCCGCCTCACGAGCGTGGGCCAAGTGAGCCGGAAGAATGAACAGGGACTCAACCAGCGACAGCGCGAGCACGATGATCACGACGACCGGCAATGGACCCCAGAATTTGCCCGTTTCGCCTGGAATAAATAGCAGCGGAACAAACGCGACGATGTTCGTCAGGATGCTGAATGTGACCGGGCCGGAAACCTCTTTCGTACCCTCCACAGCGGCGTTTTCGTGATCTTGGAGACTTTGTCGTTTTTCGTAAACGTTTTCGCCAACAACCACCGCGTCATCGACCACGATTCCAAGCACGACGAGAAAGCCAAACAACGAAATCATGTTGATGCTGACGCCGGCGGCGGGCAACAGCAGCACGCCGCCGATGAAAGAAACCGCCATTCCCATCATCACCCAAAACGCCAGTCGGAATTCGAGGAACAACGACAGGATCACCAGGACAATGACAACCGCCATCGCAGCGTTCTCAGCGACCAGCATGAGTCGTCGGCGAAACTCTTCCGCGTTGTTGCTGTCGATTCGCCACTTCACCCCCGGCGGCAGAGCGGTTTCGAACTCTTCCATCGTTTCGTGGACCGCTTCGGCCACATCCATCGGTGACTGAGAACCGACGCGATAGATGTCCAGTTCGACCGACGGCGTCTGGCTGAATTGCGAGTGAAATCCAACGTCTTCGAACCCGTCTCGAAGTGTGGCGATGTCGCCGAGAGTCACCATGGGACCATCACGCCCCGCCACGATCTCGATGCCGGCGAACTCTTCAGCCCACTGCTTGCGAGCTTTGACGCGAAGCAAAATTTCGCCGGCCGTTGTTTGGACTGACCCCGCCGCCACATCTTGGCTGGACGTGCGAATGATTTGGGCCACGTCGGGAAGAGTCAGACCGTATTCACGCAGTCGTTGACGTGGGATTTCAACATGCGTCACGTATGCCGGAACACGGCGTAGTTCGACTTGTGTGATTTGCTCTTTGGATTGCAGTTGGTCACGAAGTTGTTCGGCAAGCTTTCGGAGGGCCCAAATATCAATTGGGCCATAGATCGCAACCTGCATGACTTCTTGCTGGCGAGATTGCAGTCGAACCTCGGGTTGTTCGATTTGGTCCGGGAACGTGCGGATCCGGTTGACCGCTTGGTCGACATCCTGCAGGACTTTCATGCGGTTTTCGCCGCCGACCAATTCGATCAGGACTTCGCCGCGTCCCTCTCGAGCCTCACTGGTGAGTTCACGGATCCCTTCGACGCCACGAACGGCTTCCTCGATCGGACGCAGGATGCCTTGTTCAACTTCTTCCGGCGCGGCACCCGGGTATCCAATCGTGACTTCGATGATGTCGAGTTGGAACTGCGGGAAGACTTCTTTTTGAATTGCAAACGCTGACCAGATGCCACCACCAAGCAGCAGCAACATCAGCAGGTTGGCCGCAATCGCATTGCGAGCCATCCATGCGATGGGGCCACCCTCGGGAACCATCTTCGACAACGATGTCACTCGGTTGTCTCCTCGGTTTCGTCAGCGTCAACTTCCGACGTGGCCTCGTCGGCCGTGATCTTCCGCAGTCCAACGCCATTGGCCACGGTCGCCAGCGTCGTGGTCACGATGTCTTCGCCTTCTTCGAGTCCTTCGCGAATGTAGGCGTACTCGGCGTCGCGAAAAACGACTTGCGTTTCGCGAATTTCCAATTGTTCGTCAGCCATCACCCACACGGTTTCTTGATCGCGAACGTATTCACGGGGAAGGCGAATCACGTCTTGGATCTCGATGCCTTCGATTTGCGTTTCGATGAGCGTGTCCAGAATCAACGGGGGTGCATCCGATTCGCGGCCAAGTGGATCCGCAACGGTGATCAGAACGCGTGCCAACCGTGTTTGTTGATCAAGTGTTCCAATCAAGCGAGCGACCCGGCCTTCTCGTTCAGCGTCTGGTCCCCAAGCGTCCGGGTTTCGCAGAATGACTTTGGATCCTTCGGTTGATGAGCCATCGTCTTGCGTCTCGGGGAACTGAACCCATCGCAGTGTACGAACGGGAACAGCGGCCATGATCCAGTACTCATCCACGCCGATCAGACGCGCGAGCTCTTCGCCCGGTCCCACCTGTGATCCGATGTTGACCGATTGCGTCAGGATTTGGGCGTCAAAGGGCGAGGTCACTTCGGTTCGGTTGAGGTCCAGTTCGGCTCGTTCGAGCGATGCCTTCGCGGCCGCCATTTCGGCTTTGATCGAAGCGATCTGAGGTTCTCTCAGCACCAGGCCTCGGTTGGTGTCGTCGATCGTTCCCTCCAGCATTTCCAGCTCTTTCACTGCCAATCGCTGGCGTGCCTGTTCGATTTCCCACAACGCTTCTTTCTGCAGCAATTCACTGTTACTGATCGAGATCGCGTTTTCGAAGTCGGCCGGGTCGATTCGCAGCAGCATATCGCCTTTGCGAACCATGCCACCGGGAATGAATTCAGGCGAGAGCTCAACCACTTGGCCGCTGATACGGGGGCCGAGCGTGATGTCTTGGGCTGGTTCGACGGTTCCGAGCACCACCAATTGAGGCGAAAAGCTGCCACGTTCCGCGGTGATGGTGTTCACCAAAGCCGACGATTTTCGCGTGGCGTTGACCTGCTGGGCGGTGGGTTCGGTTTGGTTGATCACAACCACCGCGGCGGCGGATGCTCCCAAAATTGCCAAGCAAGTGATGATCGTACCGAGGATGCGAAGCCAGCGCCATTTGGGCCGCTGTTTCGACGCATCATTCATCGACAACTGTCTCCGGGATGATTTCCACGGTGGATTCCAATAGTTCAAAGTCTTGTGGACGGGTGTCAAAATCGCCAGCCAACGCCAAGTACAGCGAGATGCGAATGAGCACCAAGTCTAATTGAGCGGAAAGCAGTTCGCGCTGCAATCTTTGCTGAGCGGTGATTGCACTGAGCACGTCCAAGTAGGTCGCATCGCTGATCAGATATTGCTCTCGCAACTGCTCGGACGATTGGCGTGCCAGCTCGACTTGGTTTTCCAAGTGCTCGATCCGTTCGAGCTGGTAGCGTTCTTGGGCCAACGCGTCTTCGACTTCGCTGAAAGCATTCAGCATGGTTTGCCCATAAACATTGAACAATTCGCGTTTGACGGCGGCGTTTCGATCGACTTCGGCTCGACGTTGCCCACCGTCAAACAGAGGGGCGATCATCTGTGCACCGATCGAAACAAACCAATCTCGGAATAACGTTTCGGGCGATTCCGACACGTTCAACAGCGACCCGGTGAGGTTGATGCGCGGGTACTGAGCGCTGATGGCGGAGGCCAAGTCTCGGTCCGCAGCTCGGAAAGCCAGATAATCGCGGCGAACGTCGGGACGGCGTTTGAGCAATTCCGACGGGAGGCCGGTGGATGGCAGTGCCGGCAGGGGTGGTAGTTCCGATCCGGGATCGTACTCCGCAATCTGGGGCATTTCGCCGAGCAACACTGCGAGCTGGTGTTCCAACACTTCGATGCGGGCCTTTTCGACCACCATTTGTTCCAGGGTGGCTTCGACCAATTGTCGTTGACGAAGCACGTCGGGGCTGCGGATCAACCCCGAGGCAAAGCGAGCCTCTTGCAACGCCAAACCCATTTCATTGTTATCGAGCTGTTCGTTGAGCAATTCGATCTGGGCGTGACCTTCGATCAGCGAAAACCAAGTTCGAGCAATCTCGGCCGACAGCGTCAATGCGATCGCGTGGTAGTCTTCTCGCGTGGCGGAAGTTCTCAATCGTTCCGCATCGACGCGAGATTCGATTTCGCCCCACAAGTCGACTTGGTATCCCGCATCCAATCCCCATATGAAACTGGAGCGGTCGTTTCCGGGACCCATGGTGCTGCCATAATCTGCAACGCCATTCAGGTCGGGCCAAAGATCCGAGGCTTCACGCCGTGTGACAGCCCGGGCCGCATACAAACGTTGCAGGGCAGCGGCGAGAGTGAAGTTGCCTTGTAGGGCGACCTCGATTTCTGCGTTGAGCGTGGGGTCGTTGAATGTTGTCCACCAGCGATCTGGAGGAATCACTTCACCGGGAGCAGAGAACGGTGGCGGCGTTTGTGAACGAAACGTCCATGTGTTGTCTGGGTTGGCGCAGCCGACACCGATCAGCAGCAACGCAATGAGCCACCGGGCGGGGAGAAACCTCGCTAGTCGAACCATGAACATGAGGTCCGAGCTACGAGATTCGGCGACCCGAAAGCCAGACCAATCCAGGACTTGTTACATATCTTGGTGGCTATTGGCCGTGTTTCACGCTCGTTGACTGTTTTGCGTTTGTCGACAAAGCGATGACCGCCCACGCACTGCCCCAGTCATTCGCGGTTGGCGTCGCTTTGCCTTTCGCCGATGCTTTCGTGCCGGGCACTTTCCAACGCCCACTGGGTTCTTGAGTTGCGACGAGGTACTTCACCGCACGATCCAAAACATTTGAATCCGCGCCTGTCATTGCCAGAGCGTGCAGGGCGTATCCGGTGCCCAGCGCGTCGCTGGTGTCCGCCAATTTCCATCCCCATCCACCATCATCATTTTGGTGATCCAACAAAGCGGATCGCCATCGTTGACT is a genomic window of Rhodopirellula bahusiensis containing:
- a CDS encoding alkene reductase, yielding MNNPESQSSQSTLFQPLKVGGLTLPNRVVMAPLTRARAGVERLANEMMAEYYTQRASAGLIISEATVVSGQGIGWPQSPGIYNDEMAERWKIVVDSVHEAGGRIFLQLWHTGRASHSDFHDGDLPVAPSAIAIEGDGVHTPSGKKPYEVPRALETNELPAIVEDYRKAAERAKSAGFDGVEVHSANGYLLDEFLQSKSNHREDQYGGSIENRYRLLGEVVDAVTSVWSNDRVGLRLAPNGSFNDMGSPEYVEQFTYVARQLDAYGLAYLHVMDGTGFGFHELGPAMTLADFRKVFSGPLMGNVGYSRESAEEALVDGSADLIAFGRPYISNPDLVQRFKNGWPLADTADMSVWYSHDAEGYTDFPTYQAESKQPESCTAE
- a CDS encoding dienelactone hydrolase family protein, whose translation is MCDQDHFEEDLKKYSRRDIGTLAAAGIGAAMMLPRVANAAEVSEQDVVIETPDGKCDAYFVTPSSGTHAAVLIWPDIFGLRPAFRQMGKRLAESGYSVLVVNPFYRQQKAPTAADGANTSISDVRPLARSLTPETHTTDAKAFVAWLDQQSQVDTDKQIGTTGYCMGGPIVFRTAAAVPNRIGAAATFHGGGLVSDGDDSPHRLIPKMEADLLIAIAENDDQRDPDAKTVLKESFDEAKLDAEIEVYPAGHGWCPPDTRVHNPEQAEKAWGRMLSLFEKALA
- a CDS encoding efflux RND transporter permease subunit; translated protein: MTSLSKMVPEGGPIAWMARNAIAANLLMLLLLGGGIWSAFAIQKEVFPQFQLDIIEVTIGYPGAAPEEVEQGILRPIEEAVRGVEGIRELTSEAREGRGEVLIELVGGENRMKVLQDVDQAVNRIRTFPDQIEQPEVRLQSRQQEVMQVAIYGPIDIWALRKLAEQLRDQLQSKEQITQVELRRVPAYVTHVEIPRQRLREYGLTLPDVAQIIRTSSQDVAAGSVQTTAGEILLRVKARKQWAEEFAGIEIVAGRDGPMVTLGDIATLRDGFEDVGFHSQFSQTPSVELDIYRVGSQSPMDVAEAVHETMEEFETALPPGVKWRIDSNNAEEFRRRLMLVAENAAMAVVIVLVILSLFLEFRLAFWVMMGMAVSFIGGVLLLPAAGVSINMISLFGFLVVLGIVVDDAVVVGENVYEKRQSLQDHENAAVEGTKEVSGPVTFSILTNIVAFVPLLFIPGETGKFWGPLPVVVIIVLALSLVESLFILPAHLAHAREAGRNPKSIGARLHRGQQRFSQSFNRVVEFFYRPVLIVSLRHRYITASLAFALFVVIGGYATSAHMGLILMPEVSADEIEAGVRMPVGTTQDQAAKIADTVTQASIKMFEEHNLYEVAEGIKTNVRGQSFIDVEIVMKPPDQRDMTANEVIDLWREHIGDLPGVNQVTFEAERGPGGHRRDISIDLSHSDITVLEQAATSFVERVQLYSNARDVNDNYNKGKTQYDFRLRPEGRSLGLTDEELGEQLRGAFFGSLALRLIRGTNETEVRVKLPEEQREDIHNLEDLIIRTPSGAEVPLLDVADVEETLAFRSINRRDGRRAINVSMDVEPKRAATQVIEALKNSELPKLREDFPGITWSFEGSDAEMRQATQSLWGSFGLALAVIYSLLAIAFRDYVQPLIVLVAIPFGVVGAIIGHIMLGYDLSLVSLMGVIALSGVVINDSLIMIDYANRHREKQSAFDAISQAGLRRFRPILLTTLTTFGGLMPLIFEDSLQAQYIIPMAISLGFGILFATAIILVLVPCLYLILEDIQKTFIA
- a CDS encoding efflux RND transporter periplasmic adaptor subunit — encoded protein: MNDASKQRPKWRWLRILGTIITCLAILGASAAAVVVINQTEPTAQQVNATRKSSALVNTITAERGSFSPQLVVLGTVEPAQDITLGPRISGQVVELSPEFIPGGMVRKGDMLLRIDPADFENAISISNSELLQKEALWEIEQARQRLAVKELEMLEGTIDDTNRGLVLREPQIASIKAEMAAAKASLERAELDLNRTEVTSPFDAQILTQSVNIGSQVGPGEELARLIGVDEYWIMAAVPVRTLRWVQFPETQDDGSSTEGSKVILRNPDAWGPDAEREGRVARLIGTLDQQTRLARVLITVADPLGRESDAPPLILDTLIETQIEGIEIQDVIRLPREYVRDQETVWVMADEQLEIRETQVVFRDAEYAYIREGLEEGEDIVTTTLATVANGVGLRKITADEATSEVDADETEETTE
- a CDS encoding arsenate-mycothiol transferase ArsC, which gives rise to MFMSELQTIRLFPTLETFVQNRRGEADQISEDRKDELKQLAGYVRDELQKSDPVQLTFICTHNSRRSHLAQIWAKVAADLFGLDRVRTFSGGTEKTAMNRRIVSALTRTGLQVDVKTADETNPTYAVRYAERSEPLVCFSKIYSDSPNPTAKFAAVMTCSSADEACPFVPGCDLRLPIRYEDPKVSDDTPREAEVYDQRCQQVAREMLYAMSLV
- the ahr gene encoding NADPH-dependent aldehyde reductase Ahr, whose amino-acid sequence is MKTVHAYAVKESKGTFEEFEYELDDIGSDEVDIDVESCGICHSDISMVDNDWEMSEYPLVPGHEVIGKVSSIGDHVSHLSVGDRVGLGWHAGYCMACDQCMSGDHNLCNDAQATIGGRHGGFADTVRAQSASVVKIPDPLNAKEAGPLLCGGVTVFNPFMQLGLSPTSSVGVIGIGGLGHLALKFANAWGCEVTAFTSESKQEEALEMGAHHTINSRDVDAIKNTDLRFDLVISTINVPLDWNAVLGTLKTHGRLHMVGALTEPMEIGLLPHMLFNQLSLGASPVGPPAVIRTMLDFAARHQIAPVTEHYPMSKVNDAFDRLRSGDARYRIILDRD
- a CDS encoding TolC family protein, whose translation is MVRLARFLPARWLIALLLIGVGCANPDNTWTFRSQTPPPFSAPGEVIPPDRWWTTFNDPTLNAEIEVALQGNFTLAAALQRLYAARAVTRREASDLWPDLNGVADYGSTMGPGNDRSSFIWGLDAGYQVDLWGEIESRVDAERLRTSATREDYHAIALTLSAEIARTWFSLIEGHAQIELLNEQLDNNEMGLALQEARFASGLIRSPDVLRQRQLVEATLEQMVVEKARIEVLEHQLAVLLGEMPQIAEYDPGSELPPLPALPSTGLPSELLKRRPDVRRDYLAFRAADRDLASAISAQYPRINLTGSLLNVSESPETLFRDWFVSIGAQMIAPLFDGGQRRAEVDRNAAVKRELFNVYGQTMLNAFSEVEDALAQERYQLERIEHLENQVELARQSSEQLREQYLISDATYLDVLSAITAQQRLQRELLSAQLDLVLIRISLYLALAGDFDTRPQDFELLESTVEIIPETVVDE